One segment of Anatilimnocola aggregata DNA contains the following:
- a CDS encoding reverse transcriptase family protein, which produces MDIRPTTEKATAHNADQLPAEPEVKSGVTLRLTVSQLRWKLGLNAKQEPSFRFCALYDRVYRRHVLTAAWRLVLNNYVAPGVDGQSCQDIIDGPGAATFLEELHEELRTHRYRPQPVKRVCISKPDGRQRPLGIPTVKDRIVQMAVLLVMELIFEADFVDSSYGFRPGRSARSPRFGNISRLGDGRCTTQTCKDTSTRSLTISF; this is translated from the coding sequence TTGGACATTCGTCCCACTACGGAGAAGGCAACAGCCCACAATGCCGATCAGCTTCCGGCGGAGCCGGAGGTGAAGTCGGGTGTGACACTGCGGCTGACCGTCTCTCAACTACGGTGGAAGCTGGGCCTCAATGCCAAGCAAGAGCCAAGCTTCCGGTTTTGCGCCTTGTACGACCGGGTGTATCGGCGCCACGTGCTGACAGCCGCCTGGCGGTTGGTGCTGAATAACTATGTCGCTCCTGGAGTGGATGGTCAATCGTGCCAGGACATCATCGATGGCCCTGGTGCAGCGACCTTCCTGGAGGAGTTGCACGAAGAGCTTCGCACTCACCGCTATCGGCCGCAGCCGGTGAAACGCGTTTGCATTTCCAAGCCCGATGGCAGGCAACGACCACTCGGCATCCCGACCGTTAAGGATCGGATTGTGCAGATGGCGGTACTGCTGGTGATGGAGCTGATCTTCGAGGCGGACTTTGTAGACAGCTCATACGGGTTCCGTCCGGGCCGCTCGGCGCGCTCGCCGAGATTCGGCAACATCTCCAGGCTGGGCGACGGGAGGTGTACGACGCAGACCTGCAAGGATACTTCGACACGATCCCTCACGATCAGCTTCTAA
- a CDS encoding integrase core domain-containing protein, with amino-acid sequence METSRALVTVSRRSLFSLNFSKSIYRSRTGCCYDNAVMERFFWSLKYEWTNHDRFANLTDARLSVFRYIETFYNPERLHQTLGYLSPNQFETEHAPASAA; translated from the coding sequence ATGGAAACTAGTCGTGCGTTAGTCACCGTCAGTCGGCGTTCTTTGTTCTCTCTCAACTTTTCGAAAAGCATATATCGAAGTCGGACCGGCTGCTGCTATGATAACGCCGTCATGGAGCGCTTCTTCTGGTCGCTCAAATACGAGTGGACCAACCACGACAGATTCGCAAATCTAACAGACGCGCGCCTCAGCGTCTTCCGCTACATCGAAACCTTTTACAATCCCGAGCGTTTACATCAGACGCTCGGCTACCTCTCCCCCAATCAATTCGAAACCGAACACGCCCCGGCATCAGCGGCGTAA
- a CDS encoding ThiF family adenylyltransferase, whose translation MNDRNYKKRDRSPSGNHFAGRTATKMQLKERRPLTESVTLIGVGAVGRQMAILLTAQGIRKLQLIDGQVVQRRHICTQGFLADDVGRPKVHAVADLCQQIDPHLDVSEEFGRFRSGMPLHGIVFCCASKDSVRTRIRRSVKAEHPFWGEAVIQGEVIRVATATSSHRSNFASTAAAEVNLPAGKELKSKLPLATMAAALLVRQFIRFAEGLPNEGDIVIDLVAGKYLRGPTNG comes from the coding sequence GTGAATGATCGAAATTATAAGAAACGGGACCGATCTCCTTCGGGAAATCATTTCGCAGGACGAACGGCGACGAAGATGCAACTAAAAGAGCGGCGACCGCTGACAGAATCGGTCACGCTGATTGGCGTGGGCGCCGTGGGCAGGCAGATGGCGATCCTTTTAACGGCACAAGGGATTCGGAAACTGCAATTGATTGACGGCCAAGTGGTCCAGCGGCGGCACATCTGCACCCAAGGTTTTCTCGCAGATGACGTGGGACGCCCGAAGGTTCATGCGGTCGCCGATCTTTGTCAGCAGATAGATCCCCACTTGGATGTGTCGGAGGAATTTGGTCGCTTCCGGTCAGGCATGCCTCTTCATGGAATTGTCTTCTGTTGCGCGAGCAAGGATTCCGTACGAACAAGGATTCGGCGTTCTGTAAAAGCAGAGCATCCATTCTGGGGCGAAGCGGTTATTCAGGGTGAGGTGATTCGTGTTGCCACCGCGACTAGCAGTCATCGGAGCAATTTCGCGTCCACTGCGGCTGCCGAAGTGAACTTGCCAGCCGGCAAAGAGTTGAAGTCCAAGCTCCCCCTAGCCACGATGGCCGCGGCGCTATTAGTACGGCAATTCATCCGCTTTGCCGAGGGGCTGCCAAACGAAGGTGACATTGTGATTGATTTGGTGGCAGGCAAGTACCTGCGCGGCCCCACCAATGGATAA
- a CDS encoding recombinase family protein → MDNQRAALRQRTEDEISRIHAEYWRTAGQHRDWAVGTAYARYSTRFQESIGDQIRSLLEFALANRIRVPRELIFFDLAVRGAKNRRTGLDELRHALKSRKASVLLLFATNRLFRKTYRTLEFVDSVHQQLRARCIFVKSGVDTDDRDRWEGLLHLAAIMDQFVVRMGIAHIHAAHEGMLIKQLVFGTISFGYCGRPIPGELTRKNKPRCEIAVDDRAAEVVRSIFQWYVHDRLEIIDILRRLNADPAVPLPPKTTVGRWTRLAVRSVLQNTRYRGLWRYGVCESVFLPDDDYVCQRPRAAPLKEVQLDELRIVDDALWFAAAERIARDKQGRGGRSPKDGDSTARPKLLNGLLVCPQHDDQRLYVGGPFGRVMVCPICRAMPAADRPLYTMLNRQLATELLITQIIGLIHADAELDQQIVNVCEQAAVAAQCPDPTAIKHLQQELIACMRTIDLTRRTAGSTAEDQQQAETTIRDLQGEAAGLRSELARLQLQQQQLPRVPTCGEVQALRNRMASRLLAAFESNDIEVIAQARRILELVTGGRIALEQQGLREPKRGWLRARYRCQLISALSAESSGAAHLSNADGEIEMILDFRRPSEFDLKAENARVFKVDGRTNREIMAELGCSRSMVTKLLKHAAFLRGETYIDGRTLRHQRSPRSKLANE, encoded by the coding sequence TTGGACAATCAACGAGCGGCGCTTCGTCAGCGCACCGAGGATGAAATTAGCCGAATTCATGCCGAATACTGGCGCACAGCCGGGCAACATCGGGACTGGGCCGTTGGCACGGCATACGCTCGCTATTCGACCCGTTTTCAGGAGTCGATCGGCGACCAGATCCGGTCGCTACTGGAGTTTGCCTTAGCCAACAGGATTCGGGTTCCAAGAGAGTTGATCTTCTTCGATTTGGCAGTACGCGGTGCTAAGAACCGGCGGACGGGACTTGATGAATTGCGGCATGCGCTAAAGAGCCGAAAGGCGAGTGTTCTATTGCTATTTGCCACCAATCGGCTGTTTCGTAAGACATATCGTACGCTCGAATTCGTCGATAGCGTGCATCAGCAGTTGAGAGCACGGTGCATCTTCGTAAAGTCCGGCGTCGATACCGACGATCGCGATCGATGGGAAGGGTTGCTTCACTTGGCGGCGATCATGGATCAGTTTGTGGTTCGCATGGGCATCGCGCATATCCATGCTGCCCATGAAGGGATGTTGATCAAGCAATTAGTCTTCGGAACGATTTCCTTTGGCTACTGTGGGCGTCCGATTCCCGGTGAACTCACTCGCAAAAATAAGCCTCGTTGCGAAATTGCCGTCGATGACCGCGCCGCAGAGGTAGTGAGGTCAATTTTTCAGTGGTACGTCCACGACCGGCTGGAGATTATCGATATTCTACGGCGGCTCAACGCTGATCCGGCGGTTCCATTGCCCCCCAAAACGACCGTGGGGCGCTGGACCAGATTGGCCGTGCGAAGCGTTCTTCAGAACACTCGTTATCGAGGCCTCTGGCGGTATGGGGTGTGCGAAAGCGTGTTCCTGCCCGACGACGACTATGTTTGTCAGCGCCCGCGCGCTGCTCCGCTCAAGGAAGTACAGCTCGACGAGTTACGCATTGTCGACGACGCACTCTGGTTTGCGGCCGCTGAGCGAATTGCTCGCGACAAGCAAGGAAGGGGCGGCCGATCACCCAAAGACGGTGACTCAACTGCGCGTCCCAAACTGCTGAACGGATTGCTCGTTTGTCCGCAACACGATGATCAGCGACTCTATGTGGGCGGTCCATTTGGCCGTGTGATGGTGTGCCCGATTTGCAGAGCAATGCCGGCTGCAGATCGACCACTCTACACCATGCTGAATCGGCAACTGGCAACCGAGCTTCTTATCACTCAAATTATCGGGCTAATCCACGCGGACGCGGAACTGGATCAGCAGATTGTCAACGTCTGTGAACAGGCGGCTGTCGCCGCTCAATGTCCCGATCCGACCGCCATCAAGCATCTTCAACAAGAGTTGATCGCCTGCATGCGGACAATTGACCTTACTCGGAGAACAGCGGGCAGTACCGCTGAGGATCAACAGCAAGCCGAGACCACAATTCGCGACCTGCAAGGAGAGGCCGCTGGGTTGCGATCCGAGCTCGCTCGGCTGCAGTTGCAGCAGCAGCAATTGCCGCGAGTTCCGACCTGCGGTGAAGTACAAGCGTTACGCAATCGCATGGCCAGCCGACTGCTGGCGGCCTTTGAGTCGAATGACATTGAAGTTATCGCCCAAGCGCGCCGCATCCTGGAATTAGTAACGGGTGGACGCATTGCCCTCGAACAGCAAGGGCTACGCGAGCCCAAACGAGGTTGGTTGCGGGCCAGGTATCGTTGTCAATTGATCTCGGCCTTATCGGCGGAAAGCTCTGGCGCTGCCCACCTTTCAAACGCGGATGGCGAGATCGAGATGATCCTCGACTTTCGCCGACCTTCGGAATTTGATTTGAAGGCCGAGAACGCGCGAGTGTTCAAGGTCGACGGTCGAACCAACCGGGAGATCATGGCGGAGCTTGGCTGCAGCCGATCGATGGTTACGAAACTGCTCAAGCATGCGGCCTTCCTGCGGGGCGAAACGTACATTGACGGTCGTACCCTGCGACACCAAAGGAGTCCACGATCGAAATTGGCAAACGAGTAG
- a CDS encoding arylsulfatase, translating into MNRPKLPVFALTLVAGLAAFLVAIAYSQPAKSSRAEVAKPANSGDVQITGELGSPAATTTIDGKQLPPPPSKFGGVIKETAKDSKPYWPPSVVPPKGAPNVLLIMTDDQGFGVTSTFGGVIPTPAMDRLAKSGLRYTQFNSTALCSPTRAALITGRNHHSVGTGVIGELATGYPGYDSIITKDKASVGTILRDNGYATSWFGKNHNTPTYHYSAAGPFDQWPSGMGFQYFYGFMGGETDQWTPYLFKDHTQVFPYHGKKDYNLITDMADEAIKYMNGLNAAAPDKPFFVYYVPGGTHSPHQPKREWRDKFKGKFDMGWEKLREEIFANQKKLGVIPANTELTAWPDSLPKWDSLSADQKKLYAREAENFAGYAAYTDHEIGRVIQSVEDMGKLENTLIIYISGDNGTSAEGTVEGTFNQMTAYNGILTLPIAAQMAHYDDWGSDKTYPHMSVAWSWALDTPFKWTKQVASHFGGTRQGMVMSWPNRIKDAGGIRTQFHHIIDIVPTILEASNIRAPETVDGIAQSPIEGVSIAYTWDEANKSAKSKRETQYFEMFCNRGIYHEGWYACTTPPAPPWLMGGVKMPEIADYKWELYDITEDFSQNNDLAAKQPQKLKEMQAIFMKEAEKYNVLPLDNSVLPRLVTPRPSAIAGKSILTYTGENVGIPIGNAPELLNKDYTITAEITVPQGGANGMIATMGGRFGGYGLYMLKGKPVFVYNALDLARFRWEGSEALAAGKHTIVFDLKYDGPGPGKGGTGVLTVDGKELVKKPMPHSIPMLMAIDETFDIGSDTRTGVDADYELPFQFTGQIDKLTFKLGPSELLAAEQKTMAERLSRTRD; encoded by the coding sequence ATGAACAGGCCAAAACTACCAGTTTTCGCGTTAACGCTGGTTGCCGGGTTGGCGGCCTTTCTCGTCGCTATTGCATATAGCCAGCCCGCTAAGTCCAGTCGCGCCGAAGTGGCAAAGCCTGCGAATTCCGGCGATGTTCAGATCACCGGAGAACTGGGATCGCCGGCCGCCACGACGACGATCGATGGCAAGCAACTCCCCCCGCCTCCATCGAAGTTCGGCGGCGTTATCAAGGAGACGGCGAAAGATTCCAAGCCATACTGGCCGCCTTCAGTGGTGCCGCCCAAGGGCGCGCCTAATGTGCTGCTCATCATGACCGATGACCAGGGCTTCGGTGTCACCAGTACGTTCGGAGGCGTGATCCCCACGCCAGCGATGGATCGCTTGGCGAAGTCGGGATTGCGCTACACACAGTTCAATTCCACCGCGCTGTGCTCGCCGACGCGTGCGGCGTTGATCACCGGCCGCAACCATCACTCGGTCGGTACGGGCGTGATCGGCGAACTGGCCACGGGCTATCCGGGTTACGACAGCATCATCACCAAGGACAAGGCCTCAGTCGGAACTATCCTACGAGACAACGGCTACGCGACCTCGTGGTTTGGCAAGAATCACAACACCCCGACCTACCACTACAGCGCCGCCGGCCCGTTCGATCAATGGCCCAGCGGGATGGGCTTCCAATACTTCTACGGGTTCATGGGCGGCGAGACCGACCAGTGGACGCCGTATCTTTTCAAGGATCACACGCAGGTCTTCCCGTACCACGGAAAGAAGGACTACAACCTCATCACCGACATGGCCGATGAGGCGATCAAGTATATGAACGGCCTGAACGCCGCCGCGCCTGATAAGCCGTTCTTCGTTTACTACGTCCCCGGCGGCACCCATTCGCCACATCAGCCAAAACGCGAGTGGCGCGATAAATTCAAAGGCAAGTTCGACATGGGCTGGGAGAAGCTGCGCGAGGAGATTTTTGCTAACCAGAAGAAGCTCGGCGTGATCCCCGCGAATACCGAGCTGACCGCGTGGCCCGACAGCCTGCCGAAGTGGGATTCGCTCTCCGCGGATCAAAAAAAACTCTACGCCCGCGAGGCAGAGAACTTCGCTGGCTATGCCGCCTATACCGACCACGAGATCGGCCGCGTCATCCAATCCGTCGAGGACATGGGCAAGCTCGAAAACACGCTGATCATCTACATCAGCGGCGACAACGGCACGAGCGCTGAGGGCACGGTCGAGGGAACCTTCAATCAAATGACCGCTTACAACGGTATCCTAACTTTGCCGATCGCCGCACAGATGGCGCATTACGACGATTGGGGCTCGGATAAGACGTACCCGCACATGTCGGTCGCATGGTCTTGGGCACTTGATACGCCGTTCAAGTGGACCAAGCAAGTCGCCTCACACTTCGGCGGCACGCGCCAGGGAATGGTCATGTCATGGCCCAATCGCATCAAGGACGCCGGCGGCATCCGTACACAGTTCCATCACATCATTGACATCGTCCCCACGATCCTTGAAGCCAGTAATATCCGCGCGCCGGAGACGGTTGACGGCATCGCACAGTCGCCGATTGAAGGTGTGAGCATTGCGTACACCTGGGACGAGGCCAACAAGTCAGCCAAGTCGAAGCGCGAAACGCAGTACTTTGAGATGTTCTGCAACCGCGGCATCTATCACGAAGGCTGGTATGCCTGCACGACGCCGCCGGCCCCGCCGTGGCTCATGGGTGGGGTCAAGATGCCGGAGATCGCTGATTACAAGTGGGAACTGTACGACATCACCGAAGACTTTTCGCAGAACAACGACCTCGCCGCGAAGCAGCCGCAGAAGCTTAAGGAAATGCAGGCGATTTTCATGAAGGAAGCTGAGAAGTACAACGTCCTTCCATTGGACAACTCCGTTCTCCCGCGCCTCGTCACCCCGCGTCCGAGCGCGATTGCCGGCAAGAGCATCCTGACCTACACCGGAGAAAACGTCGGCATTCCGATCGGCAACGCGCCGGAGCTTTTGAACAAGGACTACACCATCACCGCCGAAATCACAGTTCCGCAAGGCGGTGCAAACGGTATGATCGCGACGATGGGCGGCCGCTTCGGAGGCTACGGCCTGTACATGCTCAAGGGCAAGCCGGTCTTCGTTTACAACGCCCTCGACCTGGCCCGTTTCCGCTGGGAGGGCAGTGAAGCACTCGCCGCCGGCAAGCACACGATCGTGTTCGACCTCAAGTATGACGGACCCGGCCCCGGCAAGGGCGGCACCGGCGTGCTCACGGTGGATGGCAAGGAGCTGGTGAAAAAGCCTATGCCGCACTCGATTCCGATGTTGATGGCGATCGATGAGACCTTCGACATCGGCTCAGACACTCGCACGGGAGTCGACGCCGATTACGAGCTGCCGTTCCAATTCACGGGTCAGATTGACAAGCTGACGTTCAAACTCGGCCCGTCCGAGTTGCTTGCAGCGGAACAGAAGACGATGGCGGAACGACTCTCCCGGACGAGGGATTGA
- a CDS encoding helix-turn-helix domain-containing protein, with amino-acid sequence MNSTFEAERTRFEMMLLRGVDQDRTNQTVGENVRPQFLPDQLRVPSRAIQFRQLGLRVWALRAKKGLSQEGLGLDVDLHPTFVSMVERGERNVTIATVEKLAKALKCRMADLMPDADE; translated from the coding sequence TTGAATTCCACCTTTGAAGCTGAGCGAACAAGGTTCGAGATGATGCTTCTGCGCGGCGTAGACCAGGATCGTACGAACCAGACTGTAGGGGAGAATGTGCGTCCCCAATTTCTTCCGGACCAGCTCCGCGTTCCATCTCGCGCGATACAATTCCGCCAACTCGGACTGCGGGTATGGGCACTGCGCGCCAAGAAAGGTCTGTCTCAAGAGGGCTTGGGCCTTGATGTTGACCTTCACCCGACGTTTGTCAGCATGGTCGAACGGGGCGAACGGAACGTGACCATCGCTACCGTAGAGAAATTGGCCAAGGCCCTAAAATGCAGAATGGCCGATCTGATGCCGGATGCTGACGAATAG